A single region of the Thermoanaerobacterium aotearoense genome encodes:
- a CDS encoding methylated-DNA--[protein]-cysteine S-methyltransferase gives MLRDDLDTPIGTLRIYSSEDGITRIDFPNEEHLQCLMGTNSLIADCKEQLRLYFEGRLKEFNVKLDLQGTDFQKSVWRELMKIPYGFYATYGEIARRIGKPNASRAVGNALNKNPIPIIIPCHRVIGSDMTLKGFAGGLNVKSLLLQHEGIAFKK, from the coding sequence GTGCTGCGGGATGACTTAGATACACCCATTGGAACGCTAAGAATATATTCAAGCGAAGATGGCATAACGAGGATAGATTTTCCCAATGAAGAACATTTACAATGTTTAATGGGTACAAATTCGCTTATTGCAGATTGCAAAGAACAGCTTAGATTGTACTTTGAAGGTCGCTTGAAAGAATTTAATGTAAAGTTAGACTTACAAGGGACAGACTTTCAAAAATCTGTTTGGCGAGAGCTTATGAAGATACCGTATGGTTTTTACGCTACATACGGTGAGATTGCAAGGAGAATAGGAAAGCCAAATGCATCAAGGGCTGTAGGAAATGCCCTTAATAAAAATCCGATCCCGATTATCATACCGTGTCATAGGGTCATCGGCTCGGATATGACGCTAAAGGGCTTTGCAGGAGGACTTAATGTAAAATCATTGTTGCTTCAACATGAAGGTATTGCATTTAAAAAGTAA
- the thiT gene encoding energy-coupled thiamine transporter ThiT, with amino-acid sequence MSYIVSIFSDFTKIKPATLSIIIAILFAVFLFYILRNSVKFNAKMLVYGGLAIAISFVLSYIRFYHWPQGGSITPASMLPLFVFAYYYGAGPGIAVGMAYGMLQLIQDPYVVHWIQLLLDYPLAFGALGLAGFFKKNLSIGVLVGGFGRFFSHFLSGVFFFASYAPKGMNPVVYSLLVNGILVGVEVLICFVVSIIPQVRNAIEMIKKKALA; translated from the coding sequence ATGTCCTACATTGTAAGCATTTTTTCAGATTTCACAAAGATAAAGCCTGCCACACTTTCCATCATCATCGCGATTTTATTTGCTGTGTTTTTGTTTTACATCCTGAGAAATAGCGTGAAATTTAACGCAAAGATGCTTGTGTATGGAGGATTAGCAATAGCTATATCATTTGTCTTGTCGTATATAAGGTTTTACCATTGGCCTCAAGGTGGCTCTATAACGCCAGCCAGCATGCTTCCGCTGTTTGTCTTTGCATATTATTATGGAGCAGGTCCAGGCATAGCGGTGGGAATGGCTTATGGAATGCTTCAGCTAATACAAGATCCTTATGTTGTGCATTGGATACAGCTTCTCTTGGATTATCCATTAGCATTTGGAGCCTTAGGGCTTGCGGGGTTTTTCAAGAAAAACTTAAGCATTGGCGTTTTGGTTGGCGGGTTTGGCAGGTTTTTTTCACATTTTCTATCAGGTGTCTTCTTCTTTGCCAGCTATGCACCAAAAGGGATGAATCCTGTCGTCTACTCGCTTCTTGTAAATGGAATATTGGTGGGTGTGGAGGTTTTGATCTGCTTTGTGGTTTCTATTATTCCACAAGTTAGAAATGCAATTGAGATGATAAAGAAAAAAGCTTTAGCGTAA
- the ltaE gene encoding low-specificity L-threonine aldolase — protein MEYIDLRSDTVTLPTQEMRDAMYKALVGDDVYGEDPTVKELEEMAADIMGKEDAMFVTSGTQGNQVSVMTHTHHGDEIILEEKCHIITYEVGGIGYLSGVQAKTIRGINGIMDPKDVLSSIRTDDIHFPKTSLICLENTHNRAGGTVIPLSNMKEIYEIAKAHNIPVHLDGARIFNAATYLNVDVKEISRYADSVMFCLSKGLCAPVGSIVAGSKEFIKKARKYRKMLGGGLRQAGILAAAGIVALEKMTKRLAEDHENARLLAEGLNNIKGINVDMSTVQTNIVMSDISATGLTGAQLSSKLLDYGIKVNGGNDYTVRFVTHYYIKKDHIDKVLHAISAILKEQ, from the coding sequence ATGGAATACATAGATTTAAGAAGCGACACAGTCACGCTGCCAACTCAAGAAATGAGAGATGCAATGTATAAAGCTTTAGTAGGCGATGACGTTTATGGCGAAGACCCTACAGTCAAAGAACTTGAAGAAATGGCTGCAGATATTATGGGAAAAGAAGATGCAATGTTTGTGACAAGCGGAACACAAGGTAACCAGGTATCTGTCATGACACATACCCATCATGGAGATGAAATAATACTGGAAGAAAAATGCCATATAATTACGTACGAAGTAGGCGGTATAGGGTACTTATCAGGAGTTCAAGCTAAAACTATACGTGGAATAAACGGCATCATGGATCCTAAAGATGTTTTGAGCTCCATTAGAACAGATGATATCCATTTTCCAAAGACAAGTCTTATATGCCTGGAAAATACTCACAATAGGGCAGGTGGTACAGTAATACCTTTAAGCAATATGAAAGAGATCTATGAAATCGCAAAAGCACACAATATACCTGTTCATTTAGACGGGGCAAGGATTTTTAATGCAGCCACATACCTAAATGTTGACGTAAAAGAAATATCAAGATACGCTGACAGCGTAATGTTTTGTTTGTCAAAAGGACTTTGCGCACCTGTAGGATCTATTGTGGCAGGCAGCAAAGAGTTCATCAAAAAGGCCAGAAAGTACCGCAAAATGTTAGGAGGCGGTTTAAGGCAAGCAGGAATTTTAGCTGCAGCAGGAATTGTTGCACTTGAAAAAATGACGAAAAGATTAGCTGAAGACCACGAAAATGCAAGGCTTTTAGCAGAAGGCTTAAACAACATAAAAGGCATAAACGTAGACATGTCAACAGTGCAGACAAATATCGTCATGTCTGACATATCTGCAACAGGTCTTACAGGAGCACAATTATCCTCAAAACTTTTAGATTATGGGATTAAGGTAAACGGCGGCAACGACTACACTGTAAGATTTGTAACACATTATTACATCAAAAAAGACCATATTGACAAAGTCCTTCACGCCATAAGTGCAATATTAAAAGAGCAATAA